The following are from one region of the Quercus robur chromosome 1, dhQueRobu3.1, whole genome shotgun sequence genome:
- the LOC126725881 gene encoding homeobox-leucine zipper protein REVOLUTA: MAMAVAQQHRESSSGSISRHLDAGKYVRYTAEQVEALERVYSECPKPSSLRRQQLIRECPILSNIEPKQIKVWFQNRRCREKQRKESSRLQTVNRKLTAMNKLLMEENDRLQKQVSQLVCENGYMRQQLHTTSAATTDASCDSVVTTPQHSLRDANNPAGLLSIAEETLAEFLSKATGTAVDWVQMPGMKPGPDSVGIFAISQSCNGVAARACGLVSLEPTKIAEILKDRPSWFRECRSLEVFTMFPAGNGGTIELVYTQTYAPTTLAPARDFWTLRYTTSLDNGSLVVCERSLSGSGAGPNAAAAAQFVRAEMLPCGYLIRPCEGGGSIIHIVDHLNLEAWSVPEVLRPLYESSKVVAQKMTIAALRYIRQIAQETSGEVVYGLGRQPAVLRTFSQRLSRGFNDAVNGFNDDGWSLINSDGAEDVIIAVNSTKNLSATSNPANSLSFVGGILCAKASMLLQNVPPAVLVRFLREHRSEWADFNVDAYSAASLKAGSYAYPGMRPTRFTGSQIIMPLGHTIEHEELLEVIRLEGHSLPQEDAFASRDIHLLQICSGVDENAVGACSELVFAPIDEMFPDDAPLLPSGFRIIPLDSKTSDAKDSLSTHRTLDLTSSLEVGPATNHAAGDVSSCHYSRSVLTIAFQFPFDSSLQDNVATMARQYVRSVISSVQRVAMAISPTGLSPAMGPKLSPGSPEALTLAHWICQSYSYHIGADLLRSDSMGGDSVLKHLWNHQDAILCCSLKTVPVFIFANQTGLDMLETTLVALQDITLDKIFDESGRKALCADFAKLMQQGFTYLPGGICMSTMGRHVSYEQAVAWKVLAADETTVHCLAFSFVNWSFV, encoded by the exons ATGGCTATGGCTGTGGCTCAGCAGCACAGAGAGAGTAGCAGTGGGAGTATCAGTAGGCACCTTGATGCTGGCAAGTATGTAAGGTACACAGCTGAGCAAGTTGAGGCGCTCGAGCGAGTCTATTCTGAGTGCCCAAAGCCCAGCTCTTTGCGTAGACAGCAACTGATTCGAGAGTGCCCCATTCTCTCCAACATCGAGCCCAAGCAGATCAAGGTCTGGTTCCAGAATCGCAG GTGCCGAGAGAAGCAGAGAAAAGAGTCTTCACGGCTCCAGACTGTGAACAGGAAATTGACAGCGATGAACAAGCTGTTGATGGAGGAGAATGATCGCCTGCAGAAACAGGTTTCGCAGCTGGTATGCGAAAATGGGTATATGCGGCAACAATTGCATACT ACATCAGCAGCAACTACTGATGCAAGTTGTGACTCTGTGGTTACCACTCCTCAGCATTCTCTGAGAGATGCTAATAACCCTGCTGG ACTCCTCTCCATTGCAGAGGAGACCTTGGCAGAGTTCCTTTCAAAGGCTACAGGAACTGCTGTCGATTGGGTCCAGATGCCTGGGATGaag CCTGGTCCGGATTCGGTTGGGATCTTTGCCATTTCCCAAAGTTGCAATGGAGTGGCAGCTCGAGCTTGCGGTCTTGTAAGTTTAGAACCTACAAAG ATTGCAGAGATCCTTAAAGATCGTCCATCTTGGTTTCGGGAATGTCGGAGCCTTGAAGTTTTCACCATGTTTCCAGCTGGTAATGGAGGGACAATTGAACTTGTTTACACACAG ACATATGCTCCAACTACACTGGCTCCTGCACGGGATTTTTGGACTTTAAGATACACTACAAGCTTAGACAATGGCAGTCTTGTG GTTTGTGAGAGATCTCTGTCTGGTTCTGGTGCTGGCCCAAATGCAGCTGCTGCTGCCCAGTTTGTGAGAGCTGAAATGCTTCCCTGTGGTTATCTGATTCGGCCATGTGAGGGTGGAGGGTCAATCATCCATATTGTTGACCACCTGAATCTTGAG gCATGGAGTGTGCCAGAAGTGCTGCGACCCCTTTATGAATCATCAAAAGTAGTGGCCCAGAAAATGACTATTGCG GCCCTGCGCTATATAAGGCAAATAGCTCAGGAGACAAGTGGTGAGGTTGTATATGGTTTGGGCAGGCAGCCGGCTGTTCTGAGGACTTTTAGCCAAAGATTGAGCAG AGGCTTCAATGATGCCGTCAATGGATTCAATGACGATGGCTGGTCGTTGATCAACAGTGATGGTGCTGAAGATGTGATTATTGCAGTTAATTCAACCAAGAACTTGAGTGCCACCTCTAATCCTGCAAATTCCCTCTCATTTGTTGGAGGAATTCTGTGTGCAAAGGCTTCCATGCTACTCCAA AATGTCCCTCCTGCTGTCCTGGTGCGCTTCCTGAGGGAGCACCGCTCAGAGTGGGCTGATTTCAACGTTGATGCTTATTCAGCTGCATCACTGAAAGCGGGCTCATATGCTTATCCAGGGATGAGGCCTACAAGGTTTACTGGGAGCCAAATTATCATGCCTCTTGGCCACACAATAGAACATGAAGaa TTGCTTGAAGTTATTCGACTTGAAGGACATTCTCTTCCTCAAGAAGATGCTTTTGCATCAAGGGACATTCATCTATTGCAG ATATGTAGTGGAGTTGACGAGAATGCTGTGGGAGCTTGTTCTGAACTTGTATTTGCTCCAATTGATGAAATGTTTCCTGATGATGCTCCACTGTTACCCTCTGGTTTCCGTATCATTCCATTGGATTCAAAAACA AGTGATGCCAAGGATTCATTGTCGACTCATCGCACCCTAGATCTTACATCAAGTCTTGAAGTGGGCCCAGCAACAAACCATGCTGCGGGAGATGTGTCATCGTGTCATTACTCTCGATCAGTCTTGACTATTGCTTTCCAGTTTCCATTTGATAGCAGTCTACAAGATAATGTTGCAACCATGGCACGCCAGTATGTCCGAAGTGTCATCTCCTCTGTGCAGAGGGTTGCCATGGCAATATCTCCAACAGGATTGAGCCCAGCCATGGGACCAAAGCTTTCCCCAGGCTCTCCGGAGGCTCTTACGCTGGCTCACTGGATCTGCCAGAGCTATAG TTACCATATAGGAGCAGACCTGCTGAGAtctgattctatgggtggtgatTCGGTGTTGAAACATTTATGGAATCACCAGGATGCCATTTtgtgctgttcattaaag ACGGTGCCAGTTTTCATCTTCGCAAACCAGACAGGGCTTGACATGTTGGAAACAACTCTAGTGGCTTTACAAGACATCACACTCGATAAAATATTCGATGAGTCTGGACGCAAGGCATTGTGTGCTGACTTTGCCAAGTTAATGCAGCAG GGATTCACTTACTTGCCGGGTGGAATCTGCATGTCGACAATGGGGCGCCATGTTTCATATGAACAAGCGGTTGCATGGAAAGTCCTTGCTGCAGATGAGACCACTGTCCATTGCCTAGCCTTTTCTTTCGTAAACTGGTCTTTTGTGTGA
- the LOC126725889 gene encoding double-stranded RNA-binding protein 2 has protein sequence MYKNQLQELAQRSCFNLPSYTCIREGPDHAPRFKATVNFNGEIFESPQYCSTLRQAEHSAAEVALNSLSHRGPSHSLAARILDETGVYKNLLQEIAQRVGAPLPQYTTFRSGLGHLPVFTGIVELAGITFTGEPAKNKKQAEKNAAMAAWSSLKQLAKEAASSSSEPENSDELEQITIARALMNYRLKEKRAMANPNALIPFPKKFPMQSPRPSSPQPPPVTTSKILPLICQKTAPRNRHHLTTVNDSHMLSPQSTALEGRGIRSQKFPAAGAAPYVPIRQFRTPCHGIAQPVTIRTAVPVYSAPPFPQPVKLTSQVMRASPVQCAAPISIRQAIPVYAAPPARKDDPPVVQKEDPPTVIAPILPSKLSAQVEETRSTTASNRQESETVQSFEQLKL, from the exons ATGTACAAAAACCAGCTTCAAGAGCTGGCCCAGCGGAGCTGCTTCAACTTGCCTTCCTACACGTGCATTCGGGAAGGTCCGGACCACGCGCCCAGGTTCAAGGCCACCGTCAACTTTAACGGCGAGATCTTCGAGAGCCCTCAGTACTGCTCCACTCTCCGCCAGGCCGAGCACTCCGCCGCCGAGGTCGCCCTCAACTCTCTCTCCCACCGTGGCCCCTCTCACTCTCTCGCCGCCAGGATCCTG GACGAGACGGGGGTTTACAAGAACCTCCTGCAGGAAATTGCACAAAGAGTTGGAGCCCCATTGCCACAATACACAACATTCAGGTCTGGTCTTGGACACCTACCCGTGTTTACAGGGATAGTTGAATTGGCTGGAATCACATTCACAGGAGAACCCGccaaaaacaagaaacaagcGGAGAAGAATGCAGCTATGGCAGCTTGGTCATCTCTAAAACAAT TGGCAAAAGAGGCTGCAAGTTCTTCATCTGAACCAGAAAACAGTGATGAGCTGGAACAGATCACGATAGCACGAGCTTTAATGAACTACCGATTGAAGGAAAAGAGAGCAATGGCTAACCCTAATGCTCTCATACCATTTCCAAAGAAGTTCCCAATGCAGAGCCCTAGACCATCTAGTCCACAACCTCCGCCTGTTACCACATCAAAGATCCTCCCCCTAATCTGCCAGAAGACAGCTCCTCGAAACAGACACCACTTAACAACAGTAAATGACAGCCACATGCTGTCACCACAGTCTACCGCACTGGAAGGTCGTGGGATCCGTTCTCAGAAGTTCCCTGCGGCAGGTGCTGCTCCCTATGTTCCCATCCGACAATTTAGGACACCCTGCCATGGTATTGCACAACCTGTGACAATAAGGACTGCAGTGCCTGTTTACTCTGCCCCACCGTTTCCACAACCAGTGAAGCTAACCTCTCAGGTGATGCGGGCCTCACCTGTCCAATGTGCTGCTCCCATCTCCATTAGGCAGGCTATACCTGTATATGCTGCTCCACCAGCTCGCAAAGACGATCCTCCAGTTGTTCAAAAAGAAGATCCTCCAACTGTTATTGCACCTATCCTGCCAAGTAAATTATCAGCTCAAGTAGAGGAAACGAGGAGCACAACTGCAAGCAACCGACAAGAATCTGAGACAGTACAAAGCTTCGAACAACTCAAACTCTGA